The following nucleotide sequence is from Vitis vinifera cultivar Pinot Noir 40024 chromosome 14, ASM3070453v1.
GCCAGCGAGAAGCTCGGCTAGCGCAGTCATGGCTCGAACTTGCATCTCCAAAGCCGCTATATAGTCAGTCGCTTCTTCTAAAAGATTCGGGAACGAAAGTTTCCGGCAACCAGGAACTAACCGGCCGAGGACGCGCACTCGCCGCTTCAGCGGGGGTTCCTGCTTGCTCACCGCCGGCTTCCTCAACCGGTTATTACCTGTCACCGTCAccttcctcctcttcctcaGCCTCAACCCGACTCGACTCGTCATAATCGCTCGACTCCACCGCGTCCTTCCTTTCCCCGCCGCAGCCAGAACACGGTCAGCCGCTTCCCTCACCGCACGGCCGCGATGTACAGCCGCCGCAGGAGCAGAGCTACGGCGCACTTTGGTGATAGCCTCGACGAGTTTCGCTGAGTAGATCTGCTGCTCCGCCTCCGTCCTCCACCTCCCTCCCCTCTTCACCTTCTGACTCCCCGACTCCATTTTTTTCCGTTTCCTCCTATTGGATTCCATCGATCTATAACCACCTTCAGAATCTGTCACCATATACGATTTCTCCATAGAATAGCTCCTTGTAGTCTCTACACACAAAAACTACAAGCAACAACAACCGTATCATCAATTTTGaatcaaaaccaaaatcaaaccaaatcaaaGCCAGAAAACAAAGAAGATAGAAGATAGAAGATAGATTTTACCATCAAGAAATGAAGAGTCTGGATTGATGTGATCGGACAACATCAACAATCATGACATTGAAGAGAGACGTAAATGCTGAAAAGAAGAGGAGCAagaggaggaggtggtggtaGGAGGAGAGATGAGTTGAATAGAAATGGGTGAGACGGAGGAGAGAGGGGGCTTTAAAAGAAATCACAGGAAAGCACGCGTCATTACATTGCTCACATTTATTGGTCTGTCCCCGATTTCGTGCGCCGAggttctcttttatttatttatttatttattttccttattctattttaatctttttgaccaATTTACCCTCTCACATTCCCGGACTGCTTTGACAatctagaaagaaaaaaggaatttttattcttaaaaatagaaaataatttgttttaaaaaatattttttaaagtactgttttaaaaaataattgtataaatataaaaatatattataaataaagaattgtATAtacacatatttttaaaatataaaaaatatgttaagaatattttaatttctcaaacaaaattttacaaaacatatataataatttttaaaaattttagaattgtttttaaaaatatttttcaaataaagccTTTGATTTTTGCCTTGGTATCTCAAATTTTAGGGCTCATTTAgaaatatctttttaaaaaaactttaaaagataattttaaaaataaattttatttatttttaaaaataaaattatattaaaaatttaaatatttaaaaaattcttatatatttatgtataatatgatatttttttaaatagtcttCCTATTTTTAATTACcacttaaaatattatatcaacataaaacttaaaatattttaattttattattaaaaacatattttagaaacaaatttaaaacataattttttaaaatggatttcAAATTTGACCCTTTTATTCctagaaagaataaaattttgtttttattatttaataaatggcATTATTTAATGAATGGGTTcattgattaaaattaaataattgcatttatttttattgcaaaataatttttccaataAACTCCAAAAGAAACCCAAATCATAAATCAGTGGGTGCATGTGGAGAGAAGAATACTAGAGGGGTCATGTGCAGGGGTATTTTTGTAAATGGCTTTCTATAATTCACACAAGAAGCTTTTGAGAGTAGTTGGGTCATGGGTGTTGAAGAGAAGCTGGTCGTTTAGGCCACCttcttctattttaaaatttattcctccccttttatttatttattatttcttatacttctcaaattatatttaacaaATGTGCCTTTGTAATCACTCCATACATGGAGTGCAAATAACAAAAGgggatttctttaattttttaaaaatttatttgtattggattttaatatatataatataacgAGATATTATTTACGTGTTTAGtatctcttcatattttttgtactcttgatcatatttttatacttgATTTAGATTATGATATTTAACAAGAATATTCGAAAAGAGTTGTTTAATACCAAAAACTacttctattttaaaataatgtgaTTTTTCAGGGTGTTATAGGATATTCATACACAACctaaatccaaaattttcccggaaaattgagggaggaaaaaaaaaaaacccacaccCAAACAGCTTATGGGATGCTGTTTAAAGCATCTTAACTTGCTTCAAAAGACAGAAAAATCTGAAAGAGAAATTAGGTCAACCTAAACCTTCATTTGGTGCGaagtaataatttattaatataattattaaggGTGTGTTTGGGGGTAGTTAATGTTTTGCATTGTACGTTAATGGCATGTGAGAAACATTTCCCTTGGATTTGACACCATGTACTTGGATAAGGCCATCAATTTTCCAATTAAGGGAAGTACAAATTTTACtccataccatttttttttagctttgtacCAACCAACCCAAaaatcaaatgtatttttttttcatttaaaattaaatgttgatgattttgatttctaaaaaataaaagtatttattaaTTCTTCCGATGATATAATCGGCTCAaacaaaacatatataatatataaatatttttaattaaaaaaaattaattcaaccAACTTATCATGTTATATGAATGGGTGGAGCCAAGTCTTCAAACTAGGGATGACAACAGGACGGGATCGAGACGGTCACCCCATCCCAATCTTGCccattttattcaaaataattctcatttctgtcccatttaaaaaattaaacaggaTGGGATGAGAAGGGGACAATACTAGAACCCGTCTCAGATTTTAAATTTGtccaaaatctatttattaaaattgaacctcGTCTCATTAGAAACGGGATGAAACGAGTATTCGAAAAAACCTACCCTATTATCATCCTTATCTCAAACTAAGATGGATTATTGGAGAGGTGGTTTCTAAACAATGAAAGACGCCATGTGAGTAAGGACACAAAGCCCTTTAtcataatatcaaaataatttttttattaaaagaaaaaaaattatgtataatGCACCAAGCATATGTCTTTTTCTTATCGTGTCTTGCAAGGCCAGTATGCttaattgatataaaatttttaatcttattctaatgatttttatttaatcggGTTTGCCGACGTGGAGGTCGATGATCGGCTAGACAAAGAAAAGTTGGCATCCACCAATTGGTTAAGGAGTGTGGCCAGTggaatttgtttttattgtggGAAATGATTAGTGGGTGATGCACACATGGGAAAAGATGGAGAAAGGAAAAGGGGCATGTGGTTGTTTCCAtggctttttcttttattttctttttgttttttaaaaaattaattaatttttttttcccatcatcTTTTGgcctttgttttgtttttccctttgaTGGGGTTTTTGgtctcatcctttcctttatgGGGTATGTGGACAGTCTTCATCCACATTGCCTAGTGCCTACAGATACAGTCTCATACTTTTTGCTTTTCTCCTCTGCATTATTATCATTtctctacttttctttttaaagtacATTTTTCATGGTTCCGGGCCTTTGGTccaactcttctttttttaccttttctcaTCATGGTTTATTGCATCACCTAATAATTTAACTTTTGGgttctaaaaatcatttatttgtcaTTAATAACTTAACATGGTATTAGAACTCTGATTTATTAAAAATCTCGATCTTAAGTTTGTTTGTTTATCAGACATCTCAAGTTttagtttgattatttatttttctttctctttatctAGATTGCCCACGAAGAAATGTGTCAACTTAAACTTTTAGGTTAAATTGACAGTTTAACGAATCTGACATCATCCTCTTAACCATAACTTTAATCCATATCATGATTAGGATAACTTTATGGACTAGCCATTCGATACGTCTTTTGTAAATTGAGATTGTCGTGTTTTGTTTAGAGATGTTTTGCATTCGTACATTATCAAAGCATCCTAGGCATTTTTTAGGCATAATCTAATTTCAAGGTAGgtttcaaatcacccaactgcAATATCCCATCCCATGATTTTCAATCAATCACTCTAATCTTGAAACAAAAAAACTCATGCAAAGCAGAAAAACA
It contains:
- the LOC100252798 gene encoding transcription factor bHLH149, coding for MFLCVETTRSYSMEKSYMVTDSEGGYRSMESNRRKRKKMESGSQKVKRGGRWRTEAEQQIYSAKLVEAITKVRRSSAPAAAVHRGRAVREAADRVLAAAGKGRTRWSRAIMTSRVGLRLRKRRKVTVTGNNRLRKPAVSKQEPPLKRRVRVLGRLVPGCRKLSFPNLLEEATDYIAALEMQVRAMTALAELLAGTGASSSNLQPPSC